The following proteins come from a genomic window of Buchnera aphidicola (Protaphis terricola):
- the rpmF gene encoding 50S ribosomal protein L32: MAVQKNKPTRSKRGMRRLHDILKQETLSTDKCSKEIHIRHHITPDGFYKGKKVI; encoded by the coding sequence ATGGCTGTACAAAAAAACAAACCAACTCGATCTAAAAGAGGAATGCGACGTTTACATGATATATTAAAACAAGAAACACTATCTACAGATAAATGCTCTAAAGAAATACATATTCGGCATCATATAACACCAGATGGTTTTTATAAAGGTAAAAAAGTTATTTAA
- the fabD gene encoding ACP S-malonyltransferase, whose amino-acid sequence MLFPGQGIQYNNMLSSFLNRENIFKNTFQEASEYINFNLLNLMKNDSIEKINNEYIQTLILTSSIAIYRLWKKYNGKNPAFMSGHSLGEYSALVCSNAMNFKDALKVVYLRGQFMQKIILNRSFLVQAIIGLDKKIIKKILKKYVNKTVSIASINSKNQIIISGETLDVHQVSLDCRKKGAKFILNLNINIPVHNYLMKPVAKKIKYILNNIKIKKPIIPVINNVNVKCENHSKNIKTALIKQVYKTVRWKEIIDFIKSKKIFTMLEIGPNNILTNLNKKNKNLVSLSTNNKKNFLYAFKKINKNYEK is encoded by the coding sequence ATGCTATTTCCAGGCCAAGGAATTCAATATAATAATATGTTATCCTCTTTTTTAAATCGAGAAAATATTTTTAAAAATACTTTTCAAGAAGCATCAGAATATATAAATTTTAATTTACTAAATTTAATGAAAAACGATTCAATAGAAAAAATTAATAACGAATATATACAAACTTTAATATTAACTTCATCAATTGCAATTTATAGACTTTGGAAAAAATATAATGGAAAAAATCCAGCATTTATGTCAGGTCATAGTTTAGGAGAATATTCTGCATTAGTTTGTTCTAATGCAATGAATTTTAAAGATGCATTGAAAGTTGTTTATTTACGCGGTCAATTTATGCAAAAAATAATTTTAAATAGATCTTTTTTAGTACAAGCTATAATTGGTTTAGATAAAAAAATTATTAAAAAAATTTTAAAAAAATACGTAAATAAAACAGTATCAATTGCAAGTATAAACTCTAAAAACCAAATAATTATTTCTGGAGAGACATTAGACGTACATCAAGTAAGTTTAGATTGTAGAAAAAAGGGAGCAAAATTTATATTGAATCTTAATATTAATATTCCAGTACACAATTATTTAATGAAACCAGTTGCTAAAAAAATTAAGTATATATTAAATAATATTAAAATTAAAAAACCTATAATACCAGTAATTAATAATGTTAATGTAAAATGTGAAAATCATAGTAAAAATATTAAAACAGCTTTAATTAAACAAGTATATAAAACTGTAAGATGGAAAGAAATAATAGACTTTATAAAATCAAAAAAAATTTTTACTATGCTTGAAATTGGTCCTAATAATATCTTAACTAATTTAAATAAAAAAAATAAAAATCTAGTCTCTCTTAGTACTAATAATAAAAAAAATTTTTTATATGCTTTTAAAAAAATTAATAAAAATTATGAAAAATAA
- the rluC gene encoding 23S rRNA pseudouridine(955/2504/2580) synthase RluC — protein sequence MTYKQLSTSIIYINENMINQRIDNFLKKKFNNIPKSMIYRIIRIGQVRINKKRIKPNYKLKIGDYIKIPPIKIAFKEKKNFHIKNNQKKKLNNILYEDNYLLIINKPSGLAVHGGSGLNFGIIEYFRKIRPLEKCLDLVHRIDRDTSGILILAKKRSSLISMHEQIRNNKIKKEYIALVHGLWPYTLKKVSKPLLQINLKNKQKKMFIHKTGKPSLTYFKIKKQYTTTTLLSIFPKTGRTHQIRAHTCYSGHPILFDKLYGDTNLDKIVKNKINFNRLFLHANSIKFIHPKYGNILHIKAPLDLKIKNFLNILDKKYKSN from the coding sequence ATGACATATAAACAATTATCTACATCTATTATATATATTAATGAAAATATGATAAATCAACGTATTGATAATTTTTTGAAAAAAAAATTTAATAATATACCTAAAAGTATGATTTATCGTATTATTAGAATAGGTCAAGTTCGAATAAATAAAAAAAGAATTAAACCAAATTATAAACTTAAAATCGGAGATTATATAAAAATTCCACCAATTAAAATCGCATTTAAAGAAAAAAAAAATTTTCATATTAAAAATAATCAAAAAAAAAAATTAAATAACATACTTTATGAAGATAATTATTTATTAATAATAAATAAACCTTCTGGCCTTGCAGTTCATGGTGGAAGTGGTTTAAATTTTGGGATTATAGAATATTTTCGAAAAATTCGACCATTAGAAAAATGTCTTGATCTTGTTCATCGTATTGATCGAGATACATCCGGAATATTAATTTTAGCAAAAAAACGTTCTTCTCTTATTTCAATGCATGAACAAATAAGAAATAATAAAATAAAAAAAGAATATATTGCATTAGTACATGGACTTTGGCCATATACTTTAAAAAAAGTATCAAAACCTCTATTACAAATTAATTTAAAAAATAAACAAAAAAAAATGTTTATTCATAAAACTGGAAAACCTTCATTAACTTATTTTAAAATAAAAAAACAATATACTACTACAACATTACTTTCAATTTTTCCTAAGACAGGAAGAACACATCAAATTCGAGCCCATACTTGTTATTCAGGTCATCCAATATTATTTGATAAACTTTATGGAGATACAAATTTAGATAAAATAGTAAAAAATAAAATAAATTTTAATAGACTTTTTTTACATGCTAATTCAATAAAATTTATACATCCTAAATATGGTAATATATTACATATAAAAGCACCGTTAGATTTAAAAATTAAAAATTTTTTAAATATACTTGATAAAAAATATAAATCAAATTAA